A DNA window from Balneolaceae bacterium contains the following coding sequences:
- a CDS encoding T9SS type A sorting domain-containing protein translates to MHPWQFPGWGTRQIPTVSTLKYLFMSAALVLLETALSATAVGQDAPESQKEIATAPGTLTLDVGYGPARATAHIRAPEIDDLEVLSFYQIDTLRVALDTLVSDEAETIDQLEWEVQVLDERFLDNPDTESDHYLKVDLDEETRILTFSTTRLFFASDIPVRLFVEDPEGLSDEEVFRLDVLPVEGVPGKVYDLKQNYPNPFHQETTIEFWIPVRARVRITVYDLLGREVIRLVDREVISPGVHTVRWRPRDQASGLYIYRLEALGSDGSRFVLSQELTLVR, encoded by the coding sequence ATGCATCCATGGCAGTTTCCGGGATGGGGCACCCGACAGATTCCAACGGTATCTACGCTGAAGTATTTATTCATGAGCGCGGCTCTGGTGCTGCTGGAAACGGCCTTGTCTGCAACTGCGGTGGGGCAGGACGCCCCTGAATCTCAGAAAGAAATAGCTACAGCTCCGGGTACCCTCACCTTGGATGTTGGATATGGACCGGCGAGGGCTACCGCACATATCCGGGCGCCTGAGATTGACGACCTGGAGGTATTGAGTTTTTACCAGATTGATACGCTCAGGGTCGCGCTCGATACACTTGTTAGCGATGAGGCGGAGACCATCGATCAACTGGAATGGGAAGTGCAAGTGCTGGATGAGCGCTTCTTGGATAACCCAGATACGGAGAGTGACCACTACCTGAAGGTGGATCTGGACGAAGAAACTCGAATATTGACCTTTTCTACTACGCGCCTCTTCTTCGCCAGTGACATCCCGGTTCGTCTCTTCGTCGAGGATCCCGAAGGACTATCCGATGAGGAGGTTTTTCGATTGGATGTGCTTCCTGTGGAGGGGGTACCCGGCAAGGTCTACGATCTCAAACAGAATTATCCGAATCCATTTCATCAGGAGACGACCATCGAGTTCTGGATTCCTGTACGGGCCAGGGTACGAATCACGGTCTACGATCTGCTCGGACGGGAAGTGATTCGCCTTGTGGACCGAGAGGTTATATCCCCCGGTGTACATACCGTCCGTTGGCGTCCGCGCGATCAGGCCAGCGGGTTGTATATATACCGCCTCGAGGCCCTGGGTTCTGACGGAAGCCGCTTTGTACTTTCACAGGAGCTCACCCTGGTTCGCTGA
- the pdhA gene encoding pyruvate dehydrogenase (acetyl-transferring) E1 component subunit alpha: MANEKEITFHPQGTGIRTNGEIMRSTDLPKPTRKKHKSLGLTEEDVVEMFEEMYLQRRFEERAMQMYQKGKFGGFLHLYMGQEAVSTGTARALNGDDDIITAYRDHGWGLVRGVTPEEGMAELYGKVTGCSRGKGGSMHFANVKEHFWGGYGIVGGHIPLGAGIALANKYKQNSRVTACFLGDGAVDQGAFHETLNMSQLWELPCLFAIENNGYAMGTAVHRHSVGELHERAKGYGMKSGVINGMDVFTVYESIKEIAEDIRENSMPWLLEIRTYRYRGHSMSDPMNYRTKDELKEYEEMDPIERLRQYITDNDIAEAGKLEEIEEQVDQTVLDAIDFAEESDFPEEEDLFRDVFVEDDYPFHH; the protein is encoded by the coding sequence ATGGCCAATGAGAAGGAGATAACTTTCCATCCCCAGGGCACAGGCATCCGGACCAACGGGGAGATCATGCGCAGCACCGACCTCCCCAAGCCCACCCGCAAGAAACACAAGTCCCTCGGTCTCACCGAAGAGGACGTGGTGGAGATGTTCGAGGAGATGTACCTGCAGCGGCGCTTCGAGGAGCGGGCCATGCAGATGTACCAGAAGGGAAAGTTCGGGGGCTTTTTACACCTTTATATGGGACAGGAGGCGGTCTCCACGGGCACGGCCCGGGCGCTCAACGGCGACGACGACATCATTACCGCCTACCGCGACCACGGGTGGGGACTGGTGCGCGGGGTCACCCCGGAAGAGGGCATGGCCGAACTCTACGGCAAGGTCACCGGCTGCTCCCGCGGCAAGGGCGGCTCCATGCACTTCGCCAACGTGAAGGAGCATTTCTGGGGCGGCTACGGTATTGTGGGGGGACACATCCCGCTGGGGGCCGGCATCGCCCTGGCCAACAAGTACAAGCAGAACAGCCGCGTGACCGCCTGCTTTCTGGGCGACGGGGCGGTGGACCAGGGCGCCTTCCACGAAACGCTCAACATGAGCCAGCTCTGGGAGCTGCCCTGCCTCTTCGCCATCGAGAACAACGGCTACGCCATGGGCACGGCGGTGCACCGCCACTCCGTGGGCGAGCTGCACGAGCGGGCGAAGGGCTACGGTATGAAGAGCGGGGTGATCAACGGGATGGACGTGTTCACCGTCTACGAGTCCATCAAGGAAATCGCCGAAGACATCCGCGAGAACTCCATGCCCTGGCTGCTGGAGATTCGCACCTACCGCTACCGCGGCCACTCCATGTCCGACCCTATGAACTACCGCACCAAGGACGAGCTCAAGGAGTACGAGGAGATGGACCCCATCGAGCGGCTGCGGCAGTATATTACCGACAACGATATTGCAGAGGCCGGAAAACTGGAGGAGATCGAGGAGCAGGTGGACCAGACCGTTCTTGACGCCATCGACTTCGCCGAGGAGAGCGACTTTCCCGAGGAGGAGGATCTTTTCCGCGACGTCTTCGTGGAAGACGACTATCCTTTCCACCATTAA
- a CDS encoding DUF4402 domain-containing protein, with protein MKKLLTITFILLLFSYSGEVFAQDSDNTTADARVLADITVTANRGLNFGDLTATAQTPSISPGDGTDDAQFEVEADESSSVTLEFTQLPEGASGGDGSTFTYYIENGAGDDMEMTFAATDAAWTNNDTFTGETSFDPTSATPTATIDGDGTIYVWLGGDLAVTSGQASGDYTGTITLEATYN; from the coding sequence ATGAAGAAATTACTCACCATTACCTTTATTCTCCTGCTCTTCAGCTATTCCGGGGAAGTATTTGCCCAAGACAGCGACAATACAACCGCTGACGCCCGCGTACTCGCTGATATCACCGTAACCGCTAACCGCGGCTTGAATTTCGGCGATCTCACCGCTACCGCGCAGACGCCTTCCATTTCACCGGGCGACGGAACGGACGATGCCCAGTTCGAAGTGGAAGCCGACGAATCCTCGAGCGTTACTCTTGAGTTCACGCAGCTACCCGAAGGAGCCAGTGGTGGCGACGGCAGTACTTTTACTTACTATATAGAAAACGGTGCCGGCGATGACATGGAAATGACCTTTGCCGCCACCGACGCCGCATGGACGAACAACGACACATTTACCGGCGAAACCTCCTTTGATCCGACGAGTGCCACTCCCACCGCCACCATTGACGGCGACGGAACCATCTACGTATGGCTCGGCGGTGACCTGGCTGTTACAAGTGGGCAAGCCTCAGGCGACTACACCGGTACCATCACGCTGGAAGCCACCTACAACTAG
- a CDS encoding SPOR domain-containing protein, producing MRLFVRPILASVLGMLLLLTAMPEGKLHAVPAAHVMQQSDSHDPQEIFLSFSYRGTKSMVITALYHNDQVYLPVGELFDFLMIPYHTDTQSFVISGTYLSENQDYELHFDAEGDPRGRVGDREAAFGGQDFLIGELDFYLLPKHFEQLFGLNFTVDMNNLTLSLTTDNVLPIIQQMERQRRRNQITEQRERFDYYDLAFDRQRHFLRAGFADYALNTTLDPTGTNQYNYTLDVGGELLGGDVQGALYGGYNSSIGFQNYSDNLRWRFVPGNRNLVSNISVGQIRSGGLLTSSNFRGISISNEDIQPQILFQDYVIDGTTVPESEVEVYLNNSLIAFKTADMSGYYRFQIPITYGTTQLSLRIYRPDGTIETRSERIQIPYTYLRPGQVRYNASAGLAESSLLEDQDQYFQGQANAAVGIASWLTLRTGMDYLEADPAFQPLLYSSLSTRLASNFLFNLDLAPQAYYRADLSAVYPSSASLGATYTHYTRDRSLFNPTSIQRIFQGNIYLPFDLWGTPLSARLFGGYQQSRTTDQTQYRLDLSGRFGRMNVRLSIRDRQNGAVRPEFSNRANVSATASYVFPRGPATAGLLKGLYLRSQMDYNPHLNRITQASTQISKELGQNLRFQVSMGQNFLTNSLSGYVNLTFELNRVRATSTARMARNSVQFSQNLSGSVGYDGNYKELYFTNRRQVGQSAASVRLFLDENDSGTYNEGEEILPYNAVRLQRSGRTQLEEDGIIRVTQLQSYYRHNMEINYAALQNPTYVPKFDEFSFIADPNQFKPIDIPFYITGILEGMVYRQQDSGQRQPAAGVRIYMISEDGEFEKTFNTFSDGSFYTYEVPPGEYDMFIDPAQLQRLGAEAVPDTIDLKVESVEGGDYISGLEFTIVPEGTGRPEVITAADQDTAMDKQGLSPLDVYGEYNHSVQLASFSNFENADRALATAREQFNIPLTVSHTNDLYALRTHPIQNRQQAITLLHRIADSQFSQPVLVLTRNGNTAMQKGADPSETREVVSEVYSLQIGAFSRKQSAQQFVSGSENPLGEPASVVFDSTRGLYKVYANSHPFDSLERARNALTDLRSRPAFDNAFIDRRTVRRKIAAEHSSQDPDRSFTYEVHIQGVSDISRERFLSEAITSNFNLLSNGPKEELVVFQDIPDWQTAVDLIGKLRRIAGMGQPFIVLLETDNGE from the coding sequence ATGCGACTATTCGTACGCCCCATACTTGCGTCGGTACTGGGCATGCTGTTGCTTTTGACAGCCATGCCGGAGGGGAAGCTGCATGCCGTCCCTGCAGCCCATGTCATGCAACAGTCGGACAGCCACGATCCCCAGGAAATATTTCTCTCGTTCAGCTACCGGGGCACCAAGAGCATGGTCATCACCGCTCTTTATCATAACGACCAGGTCTATCTGCCAGTAGGCGAGCTCTTCGACTTTCTGATGATTCCCTACCACACCGATACGCAGTCGTTCGTGATCTCCGGCACCTACCTGTCGGAGAACCAGGACTATGAACTGCACTTTGATGCAGAAGGGGATCCGCGTGGCAGGGTGGGCGACCGTGAAGCCGCATTCGGTGGACAGGATTTTCTGATCGGTGAACTCGATTTCTACCTGTTGCCCAAGCATTTCGAGCAACTCTTCGGCCTGAACTTCACGGTCGACATGAATAATCTCACCCTTTCGTTGACGACCGACAACGTCCTTCCGATAATCCAGCAAATGGAGCGCCAGCGACGCAGAAACCAGATCACGGAACAGCGGGAGCGCTTTGATTACTACGACCTCGCCTTCGACCGGCAGCGCCACTTCCTGCGGGCCGGTTTCGCGGATTACGCTCTAAACACCACCCTGGATCCTACAGGCACCAACCAGTACAACTACACCCTGGATGTTGGAGGCGAGCTTCTCGGTGGAGACGTGCAGGGGGCGCTGTATGGCGGATATAACAGTTCCATCGGGTTTCAGAATTATTCGGACAATCTGCGCTGGCGCTTCGTACCGGGAAACCGAAACCTGGTTTCCAACATAAGCGTGGGACAGATCCGTTCCGGAGGACTACTGACCAGCTCCAATTTCCGGGGCATCAGCATCTCCAACGAGGACATCCAGCCCCAAATCCTCTTTCAGGACTATGTAATTGACGGCACGACCGTCCCTGAATCGGAAGTGGAGGTCTACCTTAACAACAGCCTGATCGCCTTTAAGACGGCTGATATGAGCGGTTACTACCGTTTTCAGATTCCTATAACCTACGGTACGACCCAGTTGTCCCTCCGGATCTACAGGCCCGACGGTACCATTGAAACACGATCAGAACGTATACAAATACCCTATACCTATCTCCGGCCGGGTCAGGTGCGCTACAATGCCAGCGCAGGCCTTGCGGAGAGCTCGCTGCTGGAGGACCAGGACCAGTATTTCCAGGGACAGGCCAATGCGGCCGTAGGTATAGCGTCGTGGCTCACCCTGCGCACAGGGATGGACTATCTGGAGGCTGACCCTGCCTTTCAACCCCTGCTATACAGCTCCCTTTCCACCCGGTTGGCCTCCAATTTCCTTTTTAATCTGGACCTGGCCCCCCAGGCCTATTACCGGGCAGACCTGAGTGCCGTGTATCCTTCCTCGGCCAGTCTGGGGGCCACGTACACCCATTACACGCGTGACCGCAGCCTCTTTAACCCAACCTCTATCCAGCGGATCTTTCAGGGCAATATCTACCTGCCTTTCGATCTATGGGGTACACCACTCAGCGCCCGCTTATTCGGCGGCTACCAGCAGAGTAGAACTACCGACCAGACGCAATACCGGCTTGACCTGTCAGGACGCTTCGGGCGTATGAACGTACGACTTTCCATCCGGGACCGTCAGAACGGTGCGGTCAGGCCCGAGTTTTCAAATCGTGCCAATGTCAGCGCCACCGCATCCTACGTTTTTCCCCGCGGTCCCGCCACAGCCGGATTGCTGAAAGGGCTCTACTTGCGATCCCAAATGGATTACAATCCCCACCTAAATCGTATCACGCAGGCCTCCACGCAAATCTCCAAGGAACTCGGACAAAATCTGCGATTCCAGGTCTCCATGGGACAGAACTTTCTTACCAATTCGCTGTCGGGCTACGTAAACCTGACCTTTGAGCTCAACCGGGTACGCGCCACGTCCACGGCCCGCATGGCCCGCAACAGCGTACAGTTCTCCCAGAATCTGAGCGGATCGGTGGGATATGACGGCAATTACAAGGAGCTATACTTCACAAACCGGCGCCAGGTCGGACAGTCGGCTGCCTCAGTGCGACTGTTTCTGGACGAGAACGACTCCGGAACCTACAACGAAGGCGAAGAGATTCTTCCCTACAACGCTGTTCGACTGCAGCGCTCCGGGCGCACCCAGCTCGAGGAGGACGGCATCATCCGCGTGACACAGCTCCAGTCCTACTACCGGCACAACATGGAGATCAACTACGCGGCGCTGCAAAATCCAACATACGTTCCAAAATTTGATGAGTTTTCCTTTATAGCCGACCCCAACCAGTTTAAGCCCATAGACATTCCCTTCTATATCACGGGCATCCTGGAGGGCATGGTCTACCGGCAGCAGGATTCCGGACAGCGTCAGCCGGCGGCCGGCGTTCGCATCTATATGATTTCGGAGGATGGGGAGTTTGAAAAAACCTTCAATACCTTTTCCGACGGTTCCTTCTATACCTACGAGGTCCCGCCCGGGGAGTATGACATGTTCATCGATCCTGCGCAGCTGCAGCGCCTGGGCGCTGAAGCGGTCCCGGACACCATCGATCTTAAAGTGGAGTCGGTGGAGGGCGGCGATTATATTTCGGGATTGGAGTTTACCATCGTCCCCGAAGGTACTGGCCGCCCTGAAGTCATCACGGCCGCCGACCAGGATACCGCAATGGACAAACAGGGATTATCCCCGCTGGATGTATACGGGGAATACAACCACAGTGTGCAGCTGGCTAGTTTTTCAAATTTTGAAAACGCTGACCGGGCCCTGGCCACCGCCCGTGAACAATTCAACATCCCACTGACGGTCAGTCACACAAATGATCTCTATGCCTTGCGGACCCATCCCATTCAAAACCGGCAGCAAGCCATCACCCTGCTTCACCGAATAGCTGACAGCCAGTTCAGCCAACCGGTCCTGGTCCTTACGCGCAATGGGAATACCGCGATGCAGAAGGGTGCGGACCCATCAGAAACCCGAGAGGTCGTCAGCGAGGTCTATTCTCTGCAGATAGGTGCTTTCAGCAGAAAGCAGAGCGCACAGCAATTCGTCTCCGGGTCGGAGAACCCGCTGGGCGAACCGGCCTCGGTTGTTTTCGATTCCACACGCGGCCTTTACAAGGTATATGCCAACAGCCATCCCTTTGATTCACTGGAGAGGGCCCGCAATGCCCTGACAGATCTGCGCAGCCGGCCAGCGTTCGACAACGCTTTTATTGACCGGCGAACCGTACGCAGGAAGATTGCGGCTGAGCATTCTTCCCAGGATCCTGACCGAAGCTTTACTTACGAGGTGCACATACAGGGGGTGAGTGACATCTCCCGTGAGCGATTTCTGAGTGAGGCCATAACGAGCAATTTCAATCTCCTCAGCAACGGTCCCAAAGAAGAGCTGGTTGTTTTTCAGGATATTCCCGACTGGCAGACGGCAGTGGACCTAATCGGTAAATTGCGTCGCATTGCAGGAATGGGCCAACCTTTCATCGTGCTGCTCGAGACTGACAATGGGGAATAG
- a CDS encoding pyruvate dehydrogenase complex dihydrolipoamide acetyltransferase, whose product MAVKVEMPKLSDTMEEGVIAKWNVEEGDKVESGDVIAEVETDKATMEVEVFDGGTILKILFGEGEAVPLGRTMAVIGEEGEDISGLLEDEGGEEASGEESSGSEEDGSEETAEKESDGAPSPAPSTDAGGNGRPAGGNGRIKASPLARRMAEERGIDLGRVSGSGPEGRIVKKDIESYEPAAAPMAPVSAEDKEYRVSQMRKTIARRLAESKFSSPHYYETIDIDMEATWSARKQLVDSADEKISFNDIIVKACAAALRRHPQVNSSWKGDTIVEHGGVHVAVAVAIDEGLVTPVIQNTDRKGLLQISRETRELADKARDRNLQPEEMEGSTFTVSNLGMFGIEEFTAIINPPNACILAVGAIRDVPVVKDGEVVPGKRMKVTLSSDHRIVDGATAARFLNTLKEMLENPLGMLL is encoded by the coding sequence ATGGCTGTTAAGGTTGAAATGCCCAAGTTGAGCGACACCATGGAGGAAGGGGTGATCGCCAAGTGGAACGTAGAGGAAGGCGACAAGGTGGAATCCGGCGATGTTATCGCCGAGGTGGAGACCGACAAGGCCACCATGGAGGTGGAGGTCTTTGACGGCGGCACCATCCTGAAGATTCTTTTCGGGGAGGGGGAGGCAGTGCCGCTGGGACGCACCATGGCCGTCATAGGCGAGGAGGGGGAGGACATCTCCGGCCTGCTCGAGGATGAGGGTGGCGAGGAGGCTTCCGGGGAGGAGTCTTCCGGCAGCGAGGAGGACGGCAGCGAGGAGACCGCGGAAAAGGAATCGGACGGAGCCCCATCACCCGCTCCCTCGACCGACGCGGGCGGCAACGGGCGGCCTGCAGGCGGCAACGGGCGCATCAAGGCCTCGCCGCTGGCGCGGCGCATGGCCGAAGAGCGCGGCATCGACCTGGGACGGGTTTCCGGCAGCGGACCCGAGGGCCGCATCGTCAAGAAGGATATCGAGTCCTACGAACCCGCAGCCGCCCCCATGGCGCCTGTATCGGCGGAGGACAAGGAGTACCGCGTCTCGCAGATGCGCAAGACCATCGCCCGCCGGCTGGCCGAAAGCAAATTCTCCAGCCCCCATTACTACGAGACCATCGACATCGACATGGAGGCGACCTGGTCGGCGCGCAAGCAGCTGGTGGATTCGGCCGACGAGAAAATCTCCTTCAATGACATTATCGTCAAGGCCTGTGCCGCGGCCCTGCGCCGCCATCCCCAGGTCAACAGCTCCTGGAAGGGCGACACCATCGTGGAGCACGGCGGCGTGCACGTGGCGGTGGCCGTGGCCATCGACGAGGGACTGGTGACGCCGGTGATCCAGAACACCGACAGGAAGGGCCTGCTTCAGATCTCGCGGGAGACCCGCGAGCTGGCCGATAAGGCGCGCGACCGGAACCTGCAGCCTGAAGAGATGGAGGGAAGCACCTTTACGGTGAGCAACCTGGGCATGTTCGGCATCGAGGAGTTCACCGCCATCATCAATCCCCCCAACGCCTGCATCCTGGCGGTGGGCGCCATCCGGGATGTGCCGGTGGTCAAAGACGGCGAGGTGGTCCCCGGCAAACGCATGAAGGTTACCCTTTCCAGCGACCACCGCATCGTGGACGGCGCCACTGCCGCCCGCTTCCTCAATACCCTCAAGGAGATGCTGGAGAATCCCCTGGGCATGTTGCTTTAG
- a CDS encoding SPOR domain-containing protein, with the protein MKLRLFFLVTGLLVVLGCVAPTGASSHTLQDQAVSDRSSTQRDTLGGVQSERSLGVFLGGVPGTGSVFTGLTGSNVLFGIQARHNFAGDLFGEARASIGTVNSRGGEARLIPLEYRLNVRLLPVLSAGKNRGEAISPYAYMGTGVLIHQTVEERPDPDPRTGNLGGKLPASSFFSLDDGVTPKFSFGVGFEIQFNTDVHLQVNAGGVRMLNEIPVRGKGYDHDYMEFSIGLNIRMGGRRDGIGSVEEPQPPEADVPPQIVEVKRGKEEAEEDSTGREGEMPHSSVRVDTLYESSCVFSVQVGGYESYSNALQAVRTLSDLTGEYPRIYLDSVRMLYVVRTSERGSLAESLEFLAEVREAEEFEDAMVYQSCEGSEATPIPYQVQVAAFGDSLRARNYVDNVNRRHGTALQIQRSDEGDVYRVRSRTYDSILEAEQALDELQNAGIGAEMFVARGEPPRTYRPTYRYLLQLGNYETLEEGLSQYRVWQPRVDWNLQLWHYLGEKSRVILGYMSTDWGPLRQQAEISEDRFPSLRTEIILVSEVSPSSP; encoded by the coding sequence ATGAAGCTGAGGCTTTTTTTCCTGGTTACAGGATTACTGGTTGTGCTGGGTTGCGTGGCGCCGACCGGGGCCTCTTCACACACGCTTCAGGATCAGGCCGTATCGGATCGATCCTCGACCCAACGCGATACACTCGGAGGTGTTCAATCGGAACGATCCCTTGGAGTCTTCCTCGGGGGTGTACCCGGAACCGGGAGCGTATTCACTGGCCTGACGGGCTCAAACGTCCTGTTCGGCATACAGGCGCGGCATAATTTTGCGGGAGATCTTTTTGGGGAAGCACGCGCCTCCATAGGCACGGTAAACAGCAGGGGTGGGGAAGCCCGGCTGATTCCCCTGGAGTACCGCCTTAACGTCCGCCTTCTTCCGGTGCTGTCAGCAGGTAAGAATAGGGGGGAGGCCATTTCTCCATACGCCTATATGGGAACAGGCGTCCTGATTCATCAAACGGTGGAGGAGAGACCCGACCCCGATCCCCGCACTGGAAATCTGGGAGGCAAACTGCCGGCCTCGTCGTTCTTTTCCCTGGACGATGGCGTGACCCCGAAATTCTCTTTTGGCGTGGGCTTTGAAATTCAGTTCAACACTGACGTACATTTACAGGTCAACGCGGGGGGCGTGCGCATGCTAAACGAAATTCCCGTTCGGGGAAAGGGGTATGACCATGACTATATGGAATTTTCGATAGGGTTAAACATTCGCATGGGAGGACGACGCGACGGGATTGGTAGTGTGGAGGAACCGCAGCCCCCCGAGGCAGATGTTCCGCCACAGATAGTGGAGGTCAAGCGTGGCAAGGAAGAAGCCGAGGAGGATAGTACCGGACGTGAAGGAGAGATGCCTCACTCCTCCGTAAGGGTGGATACACTCTATGAGTCATCATGTGTATTCAGCGTGCAGGTTGGAGGCTACGAATCCTATTCAAACGCATTGCAGGCCGTCAGGACCTTGTCGGATCTTACAGGAGAATATCCCCGGATTTACCTGGATTCCGTCCGGATGCTCTATGTCGTAAGAACATCGGAGCGGGGCAGTCTGGCCGAAAGCCTGGAGTTTTTGGCTGAGGTGCGGGAAGCCGAAGAATTTGAGGATGCCATGGTATACCAGTCTTGTGAGGGAAGTGAAGCGACTCCTATACCCTATCAGGTGCAGGTTGCCGCCTTCGGAGACAGTCTGCGAGCCCGCAATTACGTTGATAATGTTAATCGGCGTCACGGGACAGCCTTGCAGATTCAGCGGTCTGATGAGGGCGATGTGTACCGCGTTCGAAGCAGGACTTATGACTCCATACTTGAGGCGGAGCAGGCTCTGGACGAGCTTCAGAATGCAGGGATCGGGGCTGAAATGTTTGTGGCGCGAGGAGAGCCCCCCCGTACGTACCGGCCGACGTACCGGTATCTGTTGCAGCTTGGAAATTATGAGACCCTTGAGGAGGGCCTGTCCCAATACCGGGTATGGCAGCCCCGGGTGGATTGGAACCTTCAACTCTGGCACTATCTGGGTGAAAAATCAAGGGTAATACTTGGTTATATGAGTACCGATTGGGGACCGTTGCGACAGCAGGCCGAGATATCGGAGGACCGTTTTCCTTCGCTAAGGACAGAGATCATTCTTGTGAGTGAAGTATCACCTTCCTCCCCCTAA